In a genomic window of Salminus brasiliensis chromosome 12, fSalBra1.hap2, whole genome shotgun sequence:
- the gpatch8 gene encoding G patch domain-containing protein 8 isoform X1: MADRFSRFNEERDFQGGNHFDQYEEGQLELEQASLDKPIESDNIGHRLLQKHGWKLGQGLGKSMQGRTDPVPIILKYDVMGMGRMEMELDYAEDATEKRRVLEVEKEDTEELRQKYKDYAEKEKAIAKALEDLRANFYCELCDKQYQKHQEFDNHINSYDHAHKQRLKELKQREFARNVSSRSRKDGKKQEKMLRRLHELAEQRKQQDCVPGSGPMFKQTTVAVDGEKGDDGGFSNVDGVPMTTDCTTEGSSGEDKGSSGVGGQSSPRPGPAISFSLRKNTSSPTPSVGPQAPKVSVSFSFAKKAPVKLETAAAVFADHGEEAVEGEEGQEEGGEKAAVEEGGTTSSNDSPQATVESTGGGEDEQAQADDGGTLASTLNKLKMMMKKEEGYSGQEPQYYHYVPPAHCRVKPHFQFLLFMKASDQCGSREEDDDGEEEKATSTEGDAEPKQTKENVCKMEKETGKDTGKEPTEDQETNPPSSPKVKTEEGSDSSPAVEVNVDSSTVTSQPTESKQGASEPQETGPRIPTGPFFPVLSKDESTTLQWPSELLEFTKAQPSLSYSCNPLYFDFKLSRNKGNRTGKASKPGKPANASGDNGEGSKTEGTTTTTGTSGETSKAATPAHTSTDKKEESSLKGKVVEGENKDKNKEKLEGTEDGAGGSKKKKKKKKHKKSSKRSKRKEKEKAAVEGELETGTPGEKTKKKKKHKRKKSKNKPNAQEEEEEGAREGKETKDKDDKGGASASAQVTGGGGTSASEGGRRKRPHKEVSQKSGTEENSAGKPNSSEEHNGTKRLKPDSSAASCSASAQKSPGGGRPPSSESEEDGGSSSQRSRPPHRRSTPPREQRRHHSEDSGRSGRSRSRSSRRGDRNHRRNRGQMSRSNSYTSSSERSSAGSSAYSRHSHSYSDSYSDYSDGERHHRSKRRSSDSEYDRRGSGRSHRRHYSSSSSEEDSRSRSRSHSRRKHHRRRRHRSSSRSSSRSSRSSSARSYRRSSYSRSRSSASRSSSSNKGSSHRRSHSRRADSTTHRRDFNRSRIYRSQSPRSSSSRPQGRNSGSSTQTSKGSGGGGGLRDGGSAAEHRNSFTARQLLEKVQSRKGGDDSGTGSKLGIKIKDPPQGYFGPKLPPALGNKSMLPLFGKLQAGKKPSLLPLLRTDDGEKSGQGKSSDSSGEVILVEPIREFPPPPPPPPPPVQQKPQQQQQQQQQQQVEEPNSNAAVPEEIKNPTSEPQVLHEARPIFEQDPSNIIPPYQGEPGQDPNNQIMDGRLIGPDMGQQAPLHGYPGYPMPNMEDENLGMEAEEDGLAPLESQPITFTPEEMEKYSKLQQAAQQHIQQQLLAKQVKTFPSAAAAAAAANLAAAANLAPAPPPPPAALQPIHIQQPAVSAASATSITTVQHAILQHHAAATAMGIHPHNPHHPHPAHAQLAQVHHIPQHHLTPISLSHLGHTLGHSLGHSLGHTGLIPAHPSAFLSGQPIHIIPASALHHAPLALHHVPHAALYPTLFAPRPATAAAAAALQLHPLLHPIFSGQDLQHPPNHGS; the protein is encoded by the exons GATAACATTGGCCATCGGCTACTTCAGAAACATGGCTGGAAGCTGGGACAAGGCCTTGGCAAAAGCATGCAGG GACGCACAGACCCAGTACCCATCATCCTCAAATATGACGTCATGGGGATGGGGCGCATGGAGATGGAG CTGGACTATGCAGAAGATGCTACAGAGAAACGGCGAGTGTTGGAAGTGGAGAAAGAGGACACAGAGGAGTTGCGACAGAAGTACAAG GATTATGCAGAAAAGGAGAAAGCCATTGCCAAGGCGTTGGAAGACCTGAGGGCTAACTTCTACTGTGAGCTGTGTGATAAACAGTATCAGAAACATCAGGAGTTTGACAATCACATCAACTCCTATGACCACGCACACAAACAG AGGTTGAAAGAGCTGAAGCAGAGAGAATTTGCACGAAATGTGTCTTCACGATCCCGTAAGGATGGTAAGAAGCAAGAGAAGATGCTGAGGCGTCTACACGAGCTAGCAGAGCAGAGGAAACAGCAAGACTG TGTTCCTGGTAGTGGGCCTATGTTCAAGCAAACCACAGTGGCAGTCGATGGAGAAAAGGGAGATGATGGAGGCTTCTCAAACGTGGATGGTGTTCCCATGACTACAGACTGTACCACAGAGGGATCATCAGGGGAGGACAAGGGAAGTTCTGGTGTTGGTGGTCAGAGCTCACCTAGACCTGGCCCAGCTATTAGTTTCTCTCTTCGTAAGAACACATCCTCTCCAACACCAAGTGTAGGGCCCCAGGCTCCCAAAGTCAGTGTCTCATTCTCTTTTGCCAAAAAAGCACCAGTCAAACTGGAGACCGCAGCTGCTGTGTTTGCAGACCATGGGGAGGAAGCAGTGGAAGGAGAAGAAGGGCAGGAGGAAGGGGGCGAGAAGGCTGCAGTGGAGGAAGGAGGCACAACATCCAGCAATGATAGTCCCCAAGCCACAGTAGAATCAACGGGTGGGGGGGAAGACGAACAAGCACAGGCTGATGATGGAGGCACCCTGGCCTCTACCCTCAACaagctgaagatgatgatgaagaaggaAGAAGGTTACTCAGGGCAGGAACCACAGTATTATCACTACGTTCCTCCTGCGCACTGTCGGGTCAAGCCCCATTTCCAGTTCCTGCTCTTCATGAAGGCTTCAGACCAGTGCGGCAGCCGAGAGGAAGATGATgatggagaagaagaaaaggcaACATCGACGGAAGGCGatgcagaaccaaaacagaccAAAGAGAATGTCTGCAAAATGGAGAAGGAGACGGGCAAAGACACAGGGAAAGAACCTACAGAGGATCAGGAGACGAATCCTCCTTCATCTCCCAAAGTAAAGACAGAGGAGGGGTCAGACAGCTCGCCAGCAGTAGAGGTCAATGTAGATTCTTCTACTGTCACTTCCCAACCAACAGAATCCAAACAGGGGGCTTCTGAACCTCAAGAGACTGGCCCCCGCATACCGACGGGGCCTTTTTTTCCTGTGTTGAGTAAAGATGAAAGCACTACTTTACAGTGGCCCTCTGAGCTCTTAGAGTTTACCAAGGCACAGCCCTCCCTCTCCTACAGTTGCAACCCTCTATACTTTGACTTTAAGCTGTCTAGGAACAAAGGCAACCGGACAGGTAAAGCCAGTAAGCCTGGCAAGCCAGCTAATGCTAGTGGAGATAATGGGGAAGGATCCAAGACTGAaggcaccaccaccaccactggcACAAGTGGAGAGACTAGCAAAGCAGCAACACCAGCACATACCAGCactgacaaaaaagaagaatctTCCCTGAAAGGAAAGGTTGTAGAGGGTGAGAACAAGgacaaaaacaaggaaaaacTAGAGGGCACTGAAGATGGAGCTGGGGGCtccaagaaaaagaaaaagaagaagaaacacaAGAAATCAAGTAAGCGTTCCAAACgcaaagagaaggagaaagcagCTGTAGAAGGAGAGCTGGAGACGGGGACACCAGGGGAAAAGaccaaaaagaagaagaaacacaagcgaaagaaaagcaaaaataaacCGAATGCtcaagaagaggaagaggaaggagcccgagaaggtaaagagactaaagacaaagatgacaaagGTGGGGCCAGTGCCTCAGCACAGGtgacaggaggaggagggaccTCCGCTTCAGAGGGAGGAAGGAGAAAACGACCCCATAAAGAAGTGTCCCAGAAGTCCGGAACAGAAGAGAACAGTGCAGGAAAGCCCAATTCTTCAGAAGAGCACAATGGTACCAAACGTCTGAAACCTGATTCCAGTGCTGCGTCCTGCTCTGCTTCTGCCCAGAAGAGTCCAGGTGGAGGCCGACCTCCCAGCAGCGAGAGCGAAGAGGATGGTGGCTCCTCATCTCAGCGTTCCCGCCCTCCTCACCGTCGCTCTACACCTCCTCGAGAACAGCGCCGTCACCACAGCGAGGACTCTGGGCGGTCCGGTCGTTCACGTAGCCGCTCATCTCGCCGAGGAGACCGCAATCACAGACGTAACAGGGGACAGATGTCTCGTAGCAATTCCTATACGAGCAGTTCGGAGCGTTCCTCGGCAGGTAGCAGCGCTTATAGTCGGCACAGCCACAGCTACTCCGACAGCTACAGCGACTACAGTGACGGAGAACGTCACCACAGGTCAAAAAGGCGTTCTTCGGACTCCGAGTATGACAGGAGAGGTAGTGGACGGTCACATAGAAGACACTACTCATCCTCTTCTTCAGAGGAGGACTCTCGCTCACGTTCCCGCTCTCACAGCCGAAGGAAGCACCACCGGCGAAGGCGCCATCGCAGCAGCAGCCGCAGTTCGAGccgcagcagcaggagcagcagtgCACGCTCTTACAGGCGCAGCAGCTACAGCCGCAGCCGCAGCTCAGCCAGTCGCTCATCTAGCTCCAACAAAGGCTCGTCTCACCGCCGTAGCCACAGCCGCCGGGCCGATAGCACCACACACCGGCGCGACTTCAACCGATCTCGCATCTACCGTTCACAGTCTCCGAGGTCCTCGTCGTCCCGCCCGCAGGGCAGGAACAGCGGTTCATCGACTCAGACCTCCAAAGGAagtgggggaggaggagggttGAGGGATGGCGGAAGCGCTGCAGAGCATCGGAACTCATTCACAGCCCGGCAGCTTCTCGAGAAAGTCCAGTCTCGCAAGGGTGGGGACGACTCTGGAACTGGAAGCAAACTGGGAATCAAAATCAAGGACCCTCCACAAGGCTACTTCGGACCTAAGCTTCCCCCGGCTCTTGGAAACAAGAGCATGTTGCCTCTCTTTGGTAAGCTCCAGGCCGGGAAGAAACCTTCATTACTTCCCTTATTGCGGACAGATGACGGGGAGAAGTCGGGGCAGGGCAAAAGTTCGGATTCAAGTGGTGAGGTGATCCTGGTGGAGCCCATTCGTGAgtttcctccacctcctccaccacctcctccaccagttCAGCAGAaaccgcagcagcagcagcaacagcagcagcagcaacaggtGGAGGAACCCAACTCGAATGCTGCTGTCCCAGAGGAGATTAAAAACCCAACTTCAGAACCTCAAGTGCTCCATGAAGCAAGGCCAATTTTTGAGCAAGACCCATCTAACATTATTCCTCCTTACCAAGGTGAGCCAGGACAGGACCCCAACAACCAGATCATGGATGGCCGTCTAATCGGACCTGACATGGGCCAGCAGGCGCCCCTGCATGGCTATCCAGGCTACCCCATGCCTAATATGGAAGACGAAAACCTTGGAATGGAGGCTGAAGAGGATGGCTTGGCACCGCTGGAGAGCCAACCCATTACATTTACTCcagaggagatggagaaatacAGCAAGCTGCAGCAAGCAGCACAGCAACACATCCAGCAGCAGCTTTTGGCAAAGCAGGTGAAGACCTTCccctctgctgctgcagctgcagccGCGGCCAACTTGGCTGCCGCTGCCAACCTTGCACCTGCACCACCTCCTCCGCCTGCGGCTCTGCAGCCAATCCACATCCAGCAGCCTGCTGTGTCTGCAGCTTCAGCTACTTCCATTACTACGGTGCAGCACGCCATTCTGCAGCACCATGCAGCTGCCACAGCAATGGGCATCCACCCCCACAACCCACACCATCCCCACCCTGCTCATGCTCAGCTAGCCCAGGTACATCATATACCCCAACACCACCTCACCCCCATCTCCTTATCACACTTGGGTCATACGTTGGGCCACTCCCTGGGGCACTCTTTGGGGCACACTGGCCTGATCCCAGCCCACCCTTCTGCCTTTCTTTCTGGGCAACCCATACATATAATCCCAGCTTCTGCGCTCCACCATGCCCCGCTAGCTCTGCACCACGTCCCTCACGCAGCCCTTTATCCCACTCTCTTCGCTCCTCGGCCAGCcactgcagctgctgcagctgcccTGCAGCTCCATCCTCTTCTTCACCCCATCTTCTCAGGGCAGGACCTTCAGCACCCCCCTAACCATGGTTCCTGA
- the gpatch8 gene encoding G patch domain-containing protein 8 isoform X3, with protein sequence MQGRTDPVPIILKYDVMGMGRMEMELDYAEDATEKRRVLEVEKEDTEELRQKYKDYAEKEKAIAKALEDLRANFYCELCDKQYQKHQEFDNHINSYDHAHKQRLKELKQREFARNVSSRSRKDGKKQEKMLRRLHELAEQRKQQDCVPGSGPMFKQTTVAVDGEKGDDGGFSNVDGVPMTTDCTTEGSSGEDKGSSGVGGQSSPRPGPAISFSLRKNTSSPTPSVGPQAPKVSVSFSFAKKAPVKLETAAAVFADHGEEAVEGEEGQEEGGEKAAVEEGGTTSSNDSPQATVESTGGGEDEQAQADDGGTLASTLNKLKMMMKKEEGYSGQEPQYYHYVPPAHCRVKPHFQFLLFMKASDQCGSREEDDDGEEEKATSTEGDAEPKQTKENVCKMEKETGKDTGKEPTEDQETNPPSSPKVKTEEGSDSSPAVEVNVDSSTVTSQPTESKQGASEPQETGPRIPTGPFFPVLSKDESTTLQWPSELLEFTKAQPSLSYSCNPLYFDFKLSRNKGNRTGKASKPGKPANASGDNGEGSKTEGTTTTTGTSGETSKAATPAHTSTDKKEESSLKGKVVEGENKDKNKEKLEGTEDGAGGSKKKKKKKKHKKSSKRSKRKEKEKAAVEGELETGTPGEKTKKKKKHKRKKSKNKPNAQEEEEEGAREGKETKDKDDKGGASASAQVTGGGGTSASEGGRRKRPHKEVSQKSGTEENSAGKPNSSEEHNGTKRLKPDSSAASCSASAQKSPGGGRPPSSESEEDGGSSSQRSRPPHRRSTPPREQRRHHSEDSGRSGRSRSRSSRRGDRNHRRNRGQMSRSNSYTSSSERSSAGSSAYSRHSHSYSDSYSDYSDGERHHRSKRRSSDSEYDRRGSGRSHRRHYSSSSSEEDSRSRSRSHSRRKHHRRRRHRSSSRSSSRSSRSSSARSYRRSSYSRSRSSASRSSSSNKGSSHRRSHSRRADSTTHRRDFNRSRIYRSQSPRSSSSRPQGRNSGSSTQTSKGSGGGGGLRDGGSAAEHRNSFTARQLLEKVQSRKGGDDSGTGSKLGIKIKDPPQGYFGPKLPPALGNKSMLPLFGKLQAGKKPSLLPLLRTDDGEKSGQGKSSDSSGEVILVEPIREFPPPPPPPPPPVQQKPQQQQQQQQQQQVEEPNSNAAVPEEIKNPTSEPQVLHEARPIFEQDPSNIIPPYQGEPGQDPNNQIMDGRLIGPDMGQQAPLHGYPGYPMPNMEDENLGMEAEEDGLAPLESQPITFTPEEMEKYSKLQQAAQQHIQQQLLAKQVKTFPSAAAAAAAANLAAAANLAPAPPPPPAALQPIHIQQPAVSAASATSITTVQHAILQHHAAATAMGIHPHNPHHPHPAHAQLAQVHHIPQHHLTPISLSHLGHTLGHSLGHSLGHTGLIPAHPSAFLSGQPIHIIPASALHHAPLALHHVPHAALYPTLFAPRPATAAAAAALQLHPLLHPIFSGQDLQHPPNHGS encoded by the exons ATGCAGG GACGCACAGACCCAGTACCCATCATCCTCAAATATGACGTCATGGGGATGGGGCGCATGGAGATGGAG CTGGACTATGCAGAAGATGCTACAGAGAAACGGCGAGTGTTGGAAGTGGAGAAAGAGGACACAGAGGAGTTGCGACAGAAGTACAAG GATTATGCAGAAAAGGAGAAAGCCATTGCCAAGGCGTTGGAAGACCTGAGGGCTAACTTCTACTGTGAGCTGTGTGATAAACAGTATCAGAAACATCAGGAGTTTGACAATCACATCAACTCCTATGACCACGCACACAAACAG AGGTTGAAAGAGCTGAAGCAGAGAGAATTTGCACGAAATGTGTCTTCACGATCCCGTAAGGATGGTAAGAAGCAAGAGAAGATGCTGAGGCGTCTACACGAGCTAGCAGAGCAGAGGAAACAGCAAGACTG TGTTCCTGGTAGTGGGCCTATGTTCAAGCAAACCACAGTGGCAGTCGATGGAGAAAAGGGAGATGATGGAGGCTTCTCAAACGTGGATGGTGTTCCCATGACTACAGACTGTACCACAGAGGGATCATCAGGGGAGGACAAGGGAAGTTCTGGTGTTGGTGGTCAGAGCTCACCTAGACCTGGCCCAGCTATTAGTTTCTCTCTTCGTAAGAACACATCCTCTCCAACACCAAGTGTAGGGCCCCAGGCTCCCAAAGTCAGTGTCTCATTCTCTTTTGCCAAAAAAGCACCAGTCAAACTGGAGACCGCAGCTGCTGTGTTTGCAGACCATGGGGAGGAAGCAGTGGAAGGAGAAGAAGGGCAGGAGGAAGGGGGCGAGAAGGCTGCAGTGGAGGAAGGAGGCACAACATCCAGCAATGATAGTCCCCAAGCCACAGTAGAATCAACGGGTGGGGGGGAAGACGAACAAGCACAGGCTGATGATGGAGGCACCCTGGCCTCTACCCTCAACaagctgaagatgatgatgaagaaggaAGAAGGTTACTCAGGGCAGGAACCACAGTATTATCACTACGTTCCTCCTGCGCACTGTCGGGTCAAGCCCCATTTCCAGTTCCTGCTCTTCATGAAGGCTTCAGACCAGTGCGGCAGCCGAGAGGAAGATGATgatggagaagaagaaaaggcaACATCGACGGAAGGCGatgcagaaccaaaacagaccAAAGAGAATGTCTGCAAAATGGAGAAGGAGACGGGCAAAGACACAGGGAAAGAACCTACAGAGGATCAGGAGACGAATCCTCCTTCATCTCCCAAAGTAAAGACAGAGGAGGGGTCAGACAGCTCGCCAGCAGTAGAGGTCAATGTAGATTCTTCTACTGTCACTTCCCAACCAACAGAATCCAAACAGGGGGCTTCTGAACCTCAAGAGACTGGCCCCCGCATACCGACGGGGCCTTTTTTTCCTGTGTTGAGTAAAGATGAAAGCACTACTTTACAGTGGCCCTCTGAGCTCTTAGAGTTTACCAAGGCACAGCCCTCCCTCTCCTACAGTTGCAACCCTCTATACTTTGACTTTAAGCTGTCTAGGAACAAAGGCAACCGGACAGGTAAAGCCAGTAAGCCTGGCAAGCCAGCTAATGCTAGTGGAGATAATGGGGAAGGATCCAAGACTGAaggcaccaccaccaccactggcACAAGTGGAGAGACTAGCAAAGCAGCAACACCAGCACATACCAGCactgacaaaaaagaagaatctTCCCTGAAAGGAAAGGTTGTAGAGGGTGAGAACAAGgacaaaaacaaggaaaaacTAGAGGGCACTGAAGATGGAGCTGGGGGCtccaagaaaaagaaaaagaagaagaaacacaAGAAATCAAGTAAGCGTTCCAAACgcaaagagaaggagaaagcagCTGTAGAAGGAGAGCTGGAGACGGGGACACCAGGGGAAAAGaccaaaaagaagaagaaacacaagcgaaagaaaagcaaaaataaacCGAATGCtcaagaagaggaagaggaaggagcccgagaaggtaaagagactaaagacaaagatgacaaagGTGGGGCCAGTGCCTCAGCACAGGtgacaggaggaggagggaccTCCGCTTCAGAGGGAGGAAGGAGAAAACGACCCCATAAAGAAGTGTCCCAGAAGTCCGGAACAGAAGAGAACAGTGCAGGAAAGCCCAATTCTTCAGAAGAGCACAATGGTACCAAACGTCTGAAACCTGATTCCAGTGCTGCGTCCTGCTCTGCTTCTGCCCAGAAGAGTCCAGGTGGAGGCCGACCTCCCAGCAGCGAGAGCGAAGAGGATGGTGGCTCCTCATCTCAGCGTTCCCGCCCTCCTCACCGTCGCTCTACACCTCCTCGAGAACAGCGCCGTCACCACAGCGAGGACTCTGGGCGGTCCGGTCGTTCACGTAGCCGCTCATCTCGCCGAGGAGACCGCAATCACAGACGTAACAGGGGACAGATGTCTCGTAGCAATTCCTATACGAGCAGTTCGGAGCGTTCCTCGGCAGGTAGCAGCGCTTATAGTCGGCACAGCCACAGCTACTCCGACAGCTACAGCGACTACAGTGACGGAGAACGTCACCACAGGTCAAAAAGGCGTTCTTCGGACTCCGAGTATGACAGGAGAGGTAGTGGACGGTCACATAGAAGACACTACTCATCCTCTTCTTCAGAGGAGGACTCTCGCTCACGTTCCCGCTCTCACAGCCGAAGGAAGCACCACCGGCGAAGGCGCCATCGCAGCAGCAGCCGCAGTTCGAGccgcagcagcaggagcagcagtgCACGCTCTTACAGGCGCAGCAGCTACAGCCGCAGCCGCAGCTCAGCCAGTCGCTCATCTAGCTCCAACAAAGGCTCGTCTCACCGCCGTAGCCACAGCCGCCGGGCCGATAGCACCACACACCGGCGCGACTTCAACCGATCTCGCATCTACCGTTCACAGTCTCCGAGGTCCTCGTCGTCCCGCCCGCAGGGCAGGAACAGCGGTTCATCGACTCAGACCTCCAAAGGAagtgggggaggaggagggttGAGGGATGGCGGAAGCGCTGCAGAGCATCGGAACTCATTCACAGCCCGGCAGCTTCTCGAGAAAGTCCAGTCTCGCAAGGGTGGGGACGACTCTGGAACTGGAAGCAAACTGGGAATCAAAATCAAGGACCCTCCACAAGGCTACTTCGGACCTAAGCTTCCCCCGGCTCTTGGAAACAAGAGCATGTTGCCTCTCTTTGGTAAGCTCCAGGCCGGGAAGAAACCTTCATTACTTCCCTTATTGCGGACAGATGACGGGGAGAAGTCGGGGCAGGGCAAAAGTTCGGATTCAAGTGGTGAGGTGATCCTGGTGGAGCCCATTCGTGAgtttcctccacctcctccaccacctcctccaccagttCAGCAGAaaccgcagcagcagcagcaacagcagcagcagcaacaggtGGAGGAACCCAACTCGAATGCTGCTGTCCCAGAGGAGATTAAAAACCCAACTTCAGAACCTCAAGTGCTCCATGAAGCAAGGCCAATTTTTGAGCAAGACCCATCTAACATTATTCCTCCTTACCAAGGTGAGCCAGGACAGGACCCCAACAACCAGATCATGGATGGCCGTCTAATCGGACCTGACATGGGCCAGCAGGCGCCCCTGCATGGCTATCCAGGCTACCCCATGCCTAATATGGAAGACGAAAACCTTGGAATGGAGGCTGAAGAGGATGGCTTGGCACCGCTGGAGAGCCAACCCATTACATTTACTCcagaggagatggagaaatacAGCAAGCTGCAGCAAGCAGCACAGCAACACATCCAGCAGCAGCTTTTGGCAAAGCAGGTGAAGACCTTCccctctgctgctgcagctgcagccGCGGCCAACTTGGCTGCCGCTGCCAACCTTGCACCTGCACCACCTCCTCCGCCTGCGGCTCTGCAGCCAATCCACATCCAGCAGCCTGCTGTGTCTGCAGCTTCAGCTACTTCCATTACTACGGTGCAGCACGCCATTCTGCAGCACCATGCAGCTGCCACAGCAATGGGCATCCACCCCCACAACCCACACCATCCCCACCCTGCTCATGCTCAGCTAGCCCAGGTACATCATATACCCCAACACCACCTCACCCCCATCTCCTTATCACACTTGGGTCATACGTTGGGCCACTCCCTGGGGCACTCTTTGGGGCACACTGGCCTGATCCCAGCCCACCCTTCTGCCTTTCTTTCTGGGCAACCCATACATATAATCCCAGCTTCTGCGCTCCACCATGCCCCGCTAGCTCTGCACCACGTCCCTCACGCAGCCCTTTATCCCACTCTCTTCGCTCCTCGGCCAGCcactgcagctgctgcagctgcccTGCAGCTCCATCCTCTTCTTCACCCCATCTTCTCAGGGCAGGACCTTCAGCACCCCCCTAACCATGGTTCCTGA